acaaattccaaggccctgGAGGCAAgcgagtacgtctttctccatacttggattgcaaatcagttttgacccccatgttcaataaatctaaccaagcagcaatcccatctttattttttccagggatctctaGCAATGTACCAATAATACTATCACAAACATTCTTATCAAtatgcataacatctaggacATGCCTCACATGatggtatttccaatactcgagatcaaagaattttgatttcttcttcccacaaactctgtcaccatcaTTCTCACCAACACTTCCCCATTTTTCGAGCCCCATATGTAATTAATATCTTCAACAATGTGCAACACTTCTTCTCCGTTTAATGGCTCAGGAGGCGtgctgacaggacccgacccaaattcctcTTTGGAATCCAAGCTGGACCCTGTGCATATCTGACACCTGGCGGATGTCGGGTACGAATGACCTAGTTGCCCTTCCCTATACATTCCAAAagttaaatttcaaattctaGGGCAAAATATCAGAGcgactactaagaatttacaaaggagtcaatccttttacaaaacaaaagtcctacatcaaaaAGGAAAGCGCGGAAGGTGGAAAACGGACCGGTGGTGGATCACTGTGCACGCATACTGCCTGGGAgcgcaaaacattaaaaatgtgagtggaccaaaaacaaaagtttagaaaaatacataagAACATATTAACCCCACTgataaaaacagttatacaaactaaGTTATTCTCTTTATTATATTCATACTGCAATCAATGCACtcatataattatacatatatatgccaaatcATACTCATGGttaacattaatttcttaagacATTAAAAACAgttttaaaactaccacctaggtgtacccctttatttccgtcaattccttataTCCGTTAATTCCTTGCATCCCCATGGGTGACACGTACTCATaggtctcagtgacacaagGTCAGTTTGAGCCGCAACtagcaggattcaggggaccgtagtaagcctgatccgcattactCGCTCCATACGAGTTCGGGTATGGtagaactcgtggggcaatTGTCAAGCATGCCGACTAAACCGAAGGCTACCAATaaaatccgaaggcaacatttgaTCTGAAGGCAACTCGTTTACTGAAGGCAACATTTATATatctgggtacaaggtggtttaggaaaatataaagtttctgaagAAAATCGGCTGAATAACTGAATTCCTGTAAACTCTAAAACTCTGCTACCATTTATCtgaaaatttgagaattaactagaatttcttttcctgtATCCTTTAAAGGAGATTTCACTTGGcagcatgcaaaacaaaatatggaAAAGATATAACAGCTTATAAAAcactaatctttgaataatacttattcaagatcaaatactgtaaCTAAACcgcttaaattcatttataaaaacaaagagtccactcacagatggttcgtgctcgctggacctcttgaaggtctcTCATGCGGGTCAACTGGTGCTcgggtgcctgattcaatTATCATAATAttcttttaaacaaaatacgcaatatagtattaatttaaaaaccctgacccccggctcctagaagtgtgTGCGTTAGACTAAAGTTGTTCATATGGccataaaagctttccttccacTTGAGATAGTTTAGCATtatcttgggactcaaaaaATGCTAAAGTCCAAAAAGGCAACCCGGGGCCTCGCGGGTCCATGGCCTCGAAATTATGATCCGGAAGCCTCTAGAAGTTCCAATAtacctaggacacatgtcccgagggtttggtctcgatcggacggttGGATTGATTACGATTGTACAATCGCACGAtatctaaaccctagcccaaGGGTTTGCAATTTCgagactccgattcacgatccgtcgaattctacacgattctgaaattgtctagagtaacatatctgaaaaagattacgatccaacggctcaatcATATTGAaaccggaaatcgcacaatatccAAATtaagatccgcgaattcctacaccCGCCGGCAATGCTaggtgcccaaagcgattacgtATTGCCTTCAAATCAcagctccaaactcctaccttagatataacaccctatttggagcaacttttgtttttggacctaccccaaaaactgaccggacaTGGCCTGAATCGAGATCCCAAAACtggccgaatttcaattcgCAAATCGAATTACCTACGCTAAGAACCGGTTGAATCcaacccaacaggcagctagaacagctcgagagttccaaaatccatacctggaTCGTCCGATTTGGTGGCTAGATGACGGAGATCGACGGCCATGAAGTTTCGCACGAAAACTGCTGGTTTCGTGGTTTTTTGGCCGGATAACGGCGGCGTCTGGCAGCGGGCTGGACGGGGTGAGGTGGCGGCGTGACGCTGGTTCTTCCTGAACCGGTCCGGCAGTATATGGTGGTCGGTAGTGGTTGTTCACAGAGGGGAGGTGGCGTCGGGCTTTAGAAAATGTCGAAGGGAGGAGAGTGTCGCGATcgtgagggagagagaagaagaagatcaggttttaaccaaaaaaatcctTATTTCCAAAATTACTATTTTGCCCTTCTAcgtattttaaccgtattttcttcgttaaatctccgatttgagcccacttcGTGTCTACGGATTCGTTTCGttgtgctctacgcaacggtgtgtGTGGAATTGTCAACTTTTCTTCAAtaattattccaagggcaaaattgtcttttcctcttaataatttactaattaaatattaattaaggtttgggttattacaaccTACCCcctttataaaaatttcttccTCGAAATTCAAGTACCTGTCACTTGAAGAGGTGAAGGTACTGCTCCTGCATTTGGTCTTCGGGTTCCCATGTAGCCTCATCCACATTATGACTCCTCCATAAAACCTTCACAAGTGGAATCTCTCTCGATCGCAACACTTGCGTTTTCCAATCCAAAATCTAAACTGGTTGTTCCACATAAGTGAAATCGTCCTCCAATTCTACTGGTTGCTCCTCTAAAACATGGGAACTGTCGGAAATATACTTTCGAAGCATGGAGACATGGAAAACATCGTGCAACCGTGCTAGATCTACAGGCAAAGCAAGCCTGTAGGCTACTGGACCCACACGCTTCCCAAATCTCACTACACCTTTCCAAGGtgataatttcaaaaataccCAGTCTCCAACTTCAAACTGAAGGTCTTTTCTTCTATTGTCCACATAACTCTTTTGTCGGTCCTAGGCTGTCTTGAGTCGTTCTCTAATTATTTTCACTGGTTTCTTGGTCAGTTCAACATCCTCAGATACTTCCAGTCTGTGTTCACCCACTTCATCCCAATAGAATGGAGTTCTACACTGTTTTCCACACAAGGCATCAAATGGAGACATTCTGATACTCACTTGATAACTGTTATTATAAGCACCCCGAAATTGAAGTGCACAAGCTCTCAACATATCTTCTAATGTCTGAATTGTCCTCTCAGACTGACCATCTGTCTGGGGGTGAAATGAAGTACTAAATTGCAATTGGGTTCCAAAagcttatttaattttgtccaAAAACGGGATGTAAACTGTGGATCTCAATTGGAAATAATAGATACTGGTGCTCCATGAAGTCTCACTATCTCATCTATGAAAATCTTAGCTAGTTTGTTCAAACTATAATTTGCTCTCACCGGCAGAAAATGAGCGGACTTGGTGAGTCGATCCATGATTACCCACACTCCATCATGCTTTCTCTGTGCTCGGGGAAGCTTGAACACAAAATCCATCGTAATCCGCTCCCACTTCCATTCAGGAACCGGGAGTGGTTGCAACAACCCTGATGGTTTCTGCCGCTCAGCTTTCACTTGCTGACAAATTAGGCACCTTCTGACATACTCtgctatttctttcttcataaaaGGCCACCAGTAGTGCTCTCTCAGAGTATGATACATTTTTAAGCTTCCAGGATGCATTGCAAAAACTGACTCATGGGCATCCTCAAGAATCTCCCTTTTTAAAACTTCATCATTAGGGACATATAACATGTTACCTACCATTAACGCTCCATCATTTCTTACTGAACAATCAGTTCTATCGCCATTCTCAACCTCCACTCGCAGCATGCAAATCAAAGGATCTTGGGATTGAGCTGCGAGTATTCGTTCTACTAGCATTGGTCTCACATGGAGAGTAGCTAACAGTGCTCCCTGATGATCCATACCTAGCCCAACTCTGAGCTTCCTTATTTCTACCATCAATGACAAATACCTCCCTCAGAGATAAGCTACAGATCCCGAAGATTTCCTACTGAGTGCATCCACGACAACATTAGCTCTTCCTGGGTGATGCTCGATGGTGCAGTCATAATCTTTTATCAACTCTAACCATCTTCTTTGCCTCAAATTCAATTCCTTCTGggtgaataaatattttaaacttttgtgATCTGTAAAGATTTGGCATGTTTCCCCGTAAAGATAATGCCGCCAAATCTTTAAAGCAAAAACTACTGCAGCAAGTTCCAAATCATGAACAGGATAATTCAACTCATGCTTCTTAAGTTGTCTAGAAGCATAAGCAGTGGCGGACCTGTGCaagcgcaaggaggtgcacctGCACCTCCGGTCGCCAGAGAAGTCCATTACAAGAGCTGGAATTGCACCTCTGCTTCAGAAACGAGATGCACAGCACCTGTTCGACGAAATGCCCAAACCACCCGGAGGTGCAACGAAATGCCCACTGGGGAGGACAGGTTTTACATTCCTGTGAAAGCAAGAAAGAGATATAGTAATCAGCAAAAGCAAGCTAGGAAAGCCAAGAATGATGCAACGAGAACCCCAAAGAGCAAAGTAGTGGTTTCTAAGAAGAGAAGCCCCAAAGAGCCTCCAAATACATTGGCAAAGCCTTCTTCTGAGTCATCTCTAAAGCCTAGTAGTAATCTTGACAGGCTCTTGGAGTCCACCACTCCTTCAGTTCCTGCGCAGTATTTCTCTAAGGTTGATCATATCTTTATGTTTTATCTGTTGTGCTTTGTATTTGGCTGCTCCAAAATTGTCTGAAAATGGGAAGGAAACtgagtttttgttgttgggtttTCCATATGTGGGAGAATAATAGGGGCTGCACTTGCCAAGCCTTGAACAAATAAAGCAAAGATTTTGACCACGTCTAGTTGGTTTCTCAGACGGCATGTTTTGCTGATGCCAAAATATACGAGAACGTGTAGAAATTGAGACTTTTTACCTTTGGAGTTTGCGTAACTTAGGACTTgagataattaattataagcTGTGCTTAGGTGCAAAAACAACTTcagaataaaatttattgcCTTTCTACTACactgttttgttatttcaatGAGGAGTTACTTAGTTTTGCCCAAACCAGCTGGAAttatatctctttttttttttttttttttttttggggttttgagcTCTTAGCCTTTAAATATTGCACCTCCGTTGAAAAATTCCTGGATTCGCCGCTGAGCATAAGCGATCACCCTACCATGCTGCATCAGCACACATCCAAGTCCTTGTTAAGATGCATCACTGTAGATAACGAAGTTCTCACTATCATCAGGAAGTGCTAAAACTAGAGCAGTGGTCAGCCTGGTCTTGAGTTCGTTGAAACTCTCCTCACACTTATTGGACCATGCAAACCTAACTCCTTTCCTTGTCAAATAAGTGAGAGGAGCCGCTATGGTGGAGAACCCTTCCACGAAGCGACGATAATACCCGGCTAACCCAAGAAAACTCTGTATCTCAGTAACACTGGTTGGCGTGGCCAATTCACTACTGCTTCAATCTTTTGGGGATCAACATAAATGCCCTCTGCAGAGATCACATGCCCTAAGAAACTAACTATGTCTAACCAAAACTGACACTTACTGAATTTGGCATAAAGTTGCCTCCTTCTCAGAGTTTTCAACACAATGTCTAAGTGCCTCATATGTGCCTTCTAACTCTTAGAATACACCATAATGTCATCTATGAACACAATCACGAAGCGATCTAAGTAACATCGAAACACTCTGTTCATGAGGTCTATAAATGCAGTTGGCGCATTAGTTAATCCAAATGGCATCACTATGAACTCATAGTGCCCATACCTTGTTCGAAAAGTGGTTTTAGGCACATCCTCTTCTCTAACCCATAACTGATGATATACAGACCTCAAATCAATCTTAGAAAATACCTTGGCACCCTTCAGCTGATCGAACAAATCATCAATGCGAGGCAATGGGTATCTATTCCGCACTGTGACCTTGTTCAACTGCCTGTAGTTAATGCATAACCTCATGGTGCCATCCTTCTTCCTAACAAAAAACTAGGTCGGATGAAACCCTTATCTACCAGCTCCTACAACTGAATCTGTGACTCCCTCAATTCTACTGGCGCCATTTAGTACGGTGCCTGAGAAATAGGATTCGTTCCTAGAGCAAGCTCAATAATGAACTCGATCTCTTGATGAGGAGGTAATCTAGGAAGATCATCGGGGAATAAGTTTGAAAATTCCTGTACCACTGGAATATCTTCCAATCTCAGCCCATTATCTCTGGTATCAATTACATGCGCTATATATCCTGAGCACCCTTTTCTGAGCAACCGTTTTGCCGTCATAGCTGAAATGAGGCAAGATGGAAGCACTCTACGTTCGCCATAAAAAGTTACTTCAGGTCGTCCGGGACTACTGAATACAACTTCTTTCCTGAAGCAATCTACTGAGGCATGATGTTTGGCCAACCAGTCCATCCCTAAAATGACATCCAAGTTAACCATTCCCAAAGGAATTAAATCTGCCTCTAGAAACACATCTCCCACCATCACTATACTATCTCGATACACTGTACCTACCCTAAAAATCTCTCATGTAGGTACAGAGATCTTCAGTTCGTTCTGCAAAGCTGAAAGTCTTACATTGGCATTGTGGGCAAAACTAGGTGTGACAAACGAGTGTGTAGGCCCAGGGTCAATTAAAACTAGGTGTGACGTCAGGTGATGCATGTGCCTCCTGCTGGGACATATTGTACACTCTACTTGTGGCCCTGGAACGTCCACCACGTCCCATTTGCTGACTGCTGCCTCGGCTGGCTACACTGGTCTGGGCCCCACCATTGGACGAAGCCTCCACAAACTGTGGCATCCCCTGTGATCTACCCTGAATACTAATACGCTTACAGAAGTGAAGTTGGCCCAGCTTCGGACAGACTTCTGTGTGCCAACCTATGTGGGCTTGAGGTTACCCACTGCAGCTGATGTAGTTAGATATCCTTCGAATGGCTCCGTGATGATTTTTACGGATATGTATCGGCACGGCTTTAGACTACCCTTCCATCCGTGGGTGCAGATGATGTTGGCTAAGTTGGGGTATGCGCCAGGTCAgtataatcccaacttttggattCTTCTTCATGGGATGTACATCGCTTGGTAGTTGGCTGGGTTGGGAGAGCCAACATTTGAGCAGTTCATGTATTTGTACTCGGTTTCGAAGCAGCAGGAGAATTTTGGCTGGGTACAAGCTAATTGCTGAAAGGCGAAGAAGAGGGGCTATTTTATTAGTCACAAGCCAACTACTCAAAAGTCCTGGAGGAACAGGTGGTGCATGGCTTATGGTGACTGGGAGAGTCCGCCAGGAAAGAGCGTTATCCAACACATTCCTACCCACTTCCAGTCTATAGGTCCTTGGCCCCATCCCTTAAGACTGTTTGATGTttgattgtgttttgttttagcTCTCATTCTTGGTTCCCTATTTTGTCTGTGTCAGTGTAAATGGCTAAGTAGTATCTAACCTCTGGTGCAGGTTCAGTGAAGTAGGGGCCTATCTCCAAGGAGCAGGAAGACGAGGTTGAGTGGGTGAGGGCACAGCTGTCGAAGACCTTGCGTGAGTGCGGGAACCTAGTCACTCAGAAGAATTTGTTGGAGTCCGGACTCCTTCAAGGAAATAAGTACTTGGGTCACATTTATTAGTTATGTGCTGAGCCTTTTGTGGTTGTGACTAatgtaattgttttgtttgttttgacagtGGCGGGTATTATAAGGGGGAGCACGAAGGTGGCAGTGGATATTGATGAACTGAGATGCAGAAGCGGCTAAGGGAGTCTCGGGCCAAGAAGGCAGAGAAGGGTGCTGGGAAAAGCCCCatagatgatgatgagggtcgGGTTGCTGACGTGCTGGGAAAGAGGAAAGCCTTGGAGGAAGCTCATCAGCATGTGATGGGGTCGGGGCCGAGACTTCCACCTTTTGATCTGCAGGCGCCGCCGAAACTCCCCTTCGGCATGGAGGACATATTTGCTGAAGGGGTGGAGAAGGTGGACTTCGGCAGGCTACGCCAGCAGAAGAAGGAGGTGAACTTAGCCATGCACCGGCAAGAGGTGCCCTTGATTAACGTCTTCCTGGAAGGCGTGAAGAGTGATCCCGAGGCTCTGGCGAGAACCCCAGCCTCTTCCTTCATAGACCGGGCCCAAAAGACGATCCTCACCTCTGCTTATGTGAGTTTTGGCCgtcatttgtataaaaaaaaaatttggattattcttgtttgggttgactgatgttgttttgttttgcaggccTTTGGCGAAATGTATGTCAGCATGGCCAAGGCAGATAAAGAGATCCAAAGGCTGAAGAGGCGTGATGAGATGGCCAAGAGCAAGATGGCAGAGGCACATGAGGCTATCCGAGAGAAGAACGCCCTGTTGTTGCAAAAGGCGGCCCTGGCCAAGGAGGTGGAAGAGCTGAAGAGGTCGAAGGTCGAGGAGGTGGCTGCTGCCCGAGTCGAGGCGATCGAGTCCTTCCGAACCTCAGAAGAGCTGAAAAGCTACATCATGGACCGACTAGTGGATGAGCAGCTTCGCTGGGAAGATAGGCTGGTTAGGTTCAACCCCTCGATTGAGATTAACTTTGATACGAGTGGCAAGCCTCCTGCGCAGAGTCCTCCTGCTGATGCTAGTGTCCCAACACCAGAGGCGGAGCCGGCCACTGAGGATGCCCCTTCTACCGAGTCTTGAAGGCGTTGCCTTCTTATGTATTCTAGCTGATGTATTCTAGCTATCTCGTTAGAACACTTTGCCTTGCGGTGAGCaaggttgtttatttttgctttgtaTGAACAATTTGCCTTGCGTGGAGCAAGgttgttttgatttgtttatgATATAAGACTTGTTATGTGATATCAATTGTGCTAGTAAAATGATAACCATGTGAGTGCATGAGAATGAGCCGGAGTCAGACATTTCATTTAAATAGGTGCCGAAAGGCAGAAGGTACAAGAGTTCTAGGGTCTAGATACATTTACTTCTACCTTATAGTAAATGCTCAAGACCAAACTATTGTCCTAGGGTCTAGATATGTttacttgtagtagtacttgaggtGATCAGCATTCCAGGGATGAGGCAGCGTCTTGCCTTTGGGATCGCGAAGCTGATAAGTGCCGGGGCGgcagattttgataatctcATAAGGACCCTCCCATGTAGAGCCGAGGGTACCTTCGGTAGGATTTTTGGTAGCCAAGGaaaccttgcgcatgacccagtcccctATTTGGAAAGCGCAGGGCTTGACTCGGGAGTCGTAGTATTTGGCGATGCGTTGTTTGTACGCGACATTGCGCATGCTTGATTGGTCACGGAGCTCGTCAATGAAGTCGAGGTTTAGGGCTAACTGCTCGTCATTGGCCTTGGCATCGTAAGTGGAGGTTCGGTATGTGGGCTGGCCAATCTCTACCGGTGCCACGGCCTCGGTTCCAAATGATAGGGAGAACGGCGTTTCACCGGTGGATGTGCGGAAGGTGGTGCGGTAGGACCAGAGTACTTCCGGGAGTAGTTCTGGCCAGCAGCCCTTGGCTTTGTCAAGTTTTGTCTTGAGGGTcttcttgataattttgttcacAGNNNNNNNNNNNNNNNNNNNNNNNNNNNNNNNNNNNNNNNNNNNNNNNNNNNNNNNNNNNNNNNNNNNNNNNNNNNNNNNNNNNNNNNNNNNNNNNNNNNNCGTCGCACAATAgccatttaaaatttcttgcgTGACTTTTTTTtgacttcgtcgcgcaaaaacgaataaaatttcagaaaccacGCGATGGCCTCCTCCTTCCCTagatttctgaaattttattcccGCCGTCTCTCTCCCCGCCGTCAGCTCAGCCTCCTACCCCGATGGATGTGGACCGCGCCCGCCACATTAGTAGTACCCCGGAGCTCCCCCGCCGTCACCGTCGAGCCAGCCGCCGcgatttttttgattttcacCGAATATGCTCCGCCGTgattctccctcctccggAGACCAATTCCGACACCTGAGGTACGGTTTCTgttctatttttcatgctttagctgatggttggctaGGATTTCTGAATTTGTTGCACTAGGCCGCTTAATTTGAAACCCCAAGTTTCGGCcggattttgattttcaattccggccacttccggccatttttcggggtatgtccgagaacaaaagtggctccaattgatgttttgaacctagggtaggaaccttggcccttagttttaagaatttttcggcgattggtatcgctttggacacccgcgTGGGGCGGCGCGTGGCTGACTGCCGCCACCTGAATTAGGTCCTACTGCAATCCTgtagttgtcacgagcgcataggtgttttcggattggaatttggttgccgtttgcgtctcgaacggattttgcctattgtgcgatttccggggttgttatgttcggaccgttggatcgaactcaaactcacgtatggtgtaccttgtatttcttggatcgtctaggattcgacggatcgtggatcggagtcccggatactccgaactcgcaaaccctaggtcaataatctgaataaaattgtatcaacatcggatattcgtatattttattaatttgtttgtgtattaatgaaattgtgcagatgtcaAACCTGATTAGACGTCGTAGGGCGGTGACGACCACGCAGAGTTCGGAGCCCCCGACTCAGCcgacatctgctgccactgctccagcatctgctgccactgcgccAGCACTGATGGACCACTTGGCGTTTGGACCTGCGgggtcccaggcgcctgcctCATCAGCGTCATCAGTGGCGCAGCCTGTTAGCGCCAGGCGGCGTCATCGGCCCGCCAGCACCACCGACACCACATCCACGGATGCGTCGGGGTCACAGCCAAGTATAGCTTTCCTTTTTATCcagttaattttattttttatttcttgtttttgttttttaatttttgtgtgtgtgtatttgattgttaaatttgttttttatttaacattcatgtcatctttctttgcagccaagaagaacacccgagggccgtgtcggcagttgaagacggcgaaggtcacccgggtgaccaacagtcgtatcaacatcggatacgacgagcaacatcgggctgcaccgacggcggagttgcatagctccttggcccacgacattggtcatgtcattCGGAGCTATtacccgatgcaatggaagtcttggaaggtgatgCCTGACGAGACCAAGActgaggttcgcggccagttgtcggtatgtaggccttttcattctttttctttcaaacgttatatttatattatttaaatgtatgtaattaatttattgcagacgaactacaacttggaggacTTGGACGACGAGTCCttggcgtacgtcaacagactcttctctgagaggtacaaacagtggaagagcgacttgcaccaccattttgaggcgtttgatgatccgcaagtcgctcttcaagagggttgcccgaaagagcttgaggagcgggaggatagttgggcgtggctgtgcgctcattttcaggcactcgcttttgtggtaattttttatatttaatttcaaattcttacta
The window above is part of the Prunus dulcis chromosome 1, ALMONDv2, whole genome shotgun sequence genome. Proteins encoded here:
- the LOC117615323 gene encoding uncharacterized protein LOC117615323, whose amino-acid sequence is MQKRLRESRAKKAEKGAGKSPIDDDEGRVADVLGKRKALEEAHQHVMGSGPRLPPFDLQAPPKLPFGMEDIFAEGVEKVDFGRLRQQKKEVNLAMHRQEVPLINVFLEGVKSDPEALARTPASSFIDRAQKTILTSAYAFGEMYVSMAKADKEIQRLKRRDEMAKSKMAEAHEAIREKNALLLQKAALAKEVEELKRSKVEEVAAARVEAIESFRTSEELKSYIMDRLVDEQLRWEDRLVRFNPSIEINFDTSGKPPAQSPPADASVPTPEAEPATEDAPSTES